In the genome of Carnobacterium viridans, one region contains:
- the gnd gene encoding phosphogluconate dehydrogenase (NAD(+)-dependent, decarboxylating): MEIGLVGLGKMGYNLALNLQKNGHLVIGYDSIEAARKQADISGIKTAKDLKEMVASLKQTKIIWIMVPAGDPLEAVLSEVNELLEPDDIIIDGGNSHYKDSIRHANVSATKGIHFLDMGTSGGKSGANAGACLMVGGNSEAFAVIEPILKGICVKDGYLYTGKSGSGHYLKMIHNGIEYGMMQAMAEGFEVVEKSEFEYDLADVSKVWNNGSVIRSWLMELAESAFQKDAHLDEIKGIMQSSGEGKWTVEAAMEAKVPTPVIALSLMMRYRSLEEDTFTGKVVAALRNEFGGHEVTKK; this comes from the coding sequence TTGGAAATTGGATTAGTTGGATTAGGAAAAATGGGTTACAATTTAGCCTTGAACTTACAAAAAAACGGTCATCTGGTCATCGGGTACGACAGTATAGAAGCAGCAAGAAAACAAGCGGATATAAGTGGAATCAAGACCGCGAAAGACTTAAAAGAAATGGTTGCCAGTCTTAAACAAACTAAAATTATTTGGATCATGGTTCCAGCGGGAGACCCATTAGAGGCAGTTCTAAGTGAAGTAAATGAGTTGTTGGAACCAGATGATATCATCATCGACGGAGGAAATTCACATTACAAAGATTCTATCCGACATGCTAATGTATCTGCAACAAAAGGCATTCATTTCTTAGATATGGGAACATCGGGTGGTAAGAGCGGCGCAAATGCAGGTGCATGTTTAATGGTTGGAGGCAATTCAGAAGCATTTGCAGTAATTGAACCAATTTTAAAAGGTATCTGTGTGAAAGATGGGTATTTATATACTGGGAAATCTGGTAGTGGTCATTACTTGAAAATGATTCACAACGGTATAGAATATGGTATGATGCAAGCGATGGCTGAAGGTTTTGAAGTTGTCGAAAAAAGTGAGTTTGAGTATGATTTAGCTGATGTATCCAAAGTATGGAACAACGGATCTGTCATTAGAAGTTGGTTAATGGAATTGGCAGAAAGTGCCTTTCAAAAAGACGCTCATCTTGATGAAATAAAAGGAATTATGCAATCGTCTGGTGAAGGAAAATGGACAGTAGAAGCCGCTATGGAGGCAAAAGTTCCGACACCTGTGATAGCACTCTCACTAATGATGCGGTACCGTTCTCTAGAAGAAGATACTTTTACAGGAAAAGTAGTCGCAGCACTTAGAAATGAATTTGGTGGACACGAGGTCACAAAAAAATAA